Genomic segment of Novipirellula artificiosorum:
CGATGTTTGCAGGGGCGGGGGTCGCCCTGGCGGCGGTGGGCGTCTATCTCTGGTTTGCACAACCTGCCAAGCGTTTTCTAACCGCTGCGATTACGTTGCATCAAACGGACAAACCCATGTTTTGGCGAGCCAGCATCGTCGGGTCAACACTGCTCGCCATTGGTATTGCGACCGTCGGTTTCGTTCCCATTCCCACTGCGACCCGCGCACACGCGGTGGCCCAATACTTGCCCGAAACGGTCGTGCGAAGTCGAGCGGATGGTTTCATTGCAAACGTTCATGTTTCCAACCTCCAATCGGTCCGAGCCGGAGATCTGATGCTTGAACTGGTCAACCCAGAGATTCGGACTGAGCTTCTGCAATTGGAGCTTGAACGACAGCAGGTCGAGATCCGGTTGTCTCAAGCGACGGACCGGAAAGAGGAGAACACGAGAAGAGCCTTGCTTGAAGATCGTCGCGTGATTTCGCAACGGTTGGAGCAGATGCAAGAAAAATACGATGGCCTGCGTCTCGTCGCGGCGCGAAGTGGCAGGATCCTTTCGCGAGATTTGCGAGAAAGCGTGGGGACCTATGTTCGCGAAGGCGACGAATTGCTCGTCTTGGCTCGTGCCGACGAAAAGGAAGTGGTTGCGATGGTCGGACAAACGCAAATGGAACAGGCTCGGCCGACGATCGGCAGCACCTTAAGTGTTCATCTGGCCGACCGCAGCAAGCAGCCCGGGTTCCTGGACCAAGTCGATCCACGAGCGACGGACCGATTGATCTATCCATCGCTATCCGCTACCGAATCAGGCCCCTTGGCGGTCCGCGGGCAATCCGAAGATGCATCCGAAAACGATCTGCCCGTTCGGCTGTTGGAACCGCACTTCACCGCCAGAGTCACGCTACCGAAACGTTCCGCAGAGAGCATCCCGGCGGGAATGCGAGTTCAAGTCGACTTAGAGTATTGTACCGATACCCTCGCCATGCGACTCGCCAACCAAGTGCGTCGTCTGTGGTATCGCGTCCACGAAACACGCTAAAGCATTTTGCTTTTTGATGTGGCTGGGGCTTCCAGCCCCAGTAGGGATCTCACTGCGGCTGGAAGCCGCAGCCACGAAACGTACCGTCCACGGCATTCGGCAAAAAGGCTCTAGCTGAAACGATACTTACCAGGCATTGCGACCGGAGGAATTTGTAACTTGCCGAGGGTGTATTGCACTGGCCCTAAGTGCGTTTCCGATTTCATTGCCGTGTCCCAGTCAACAGCTTGACCGCTATAGCACGCTTCGCGACCGATGATGCCGGTCATCGTCGACTCGGCGACCGCTTGTGCTTCGTTGATGGGATTGCCTTCGCGGATGCTTTGGATCAGGTCCGCATGTTCCAACTGATAGGCATTCGGGCTTCGCTCGCTGCGGTTCCAATCGTCGCCGGTGTTTGGACCAATCCAATTCTTGCAATTGCTTTTTCCCTTGCTGCCAACGACCTGTTCTTCAACCATGTTCTTGCAGCCATTGATTTGTCGGCTTTGGCTGAACATCGAGACGCCATTGGGATACTCAAACTCGACCGCAAAGTGATCAAAAATGTGCCCATGCTCGTCTCCGGTTCGAACCTGCCGTCCCCCCAACCCCGACACCGCTCGGATCGGATGCGAACCAAGGACCCAGTTCATGATATCCAGATTGTGAACGTGTTGTTCGACAATGTGGTCACCCGACAGCCATGTGAAATAGTTCCAGTTACGAAGCTGCCATTCCATGTCGCTCCAACCCTGCTGGCGATTGATGACCCAGATTTGGCCACCGTTCCAATAGCACTTCCCGTAAACGATGTCGCCGATCGCACCTTCGTGAATCCTGGCGATCGTGTCACGGTAACTGCGGTCATGCCGACGCTGCGTTCCCGCGGCGATACCGAGTCCCTTTTCCTTTGCCAATTCGCCGGCTGCCATCACCATGCGGACACCGGGGGCATCGACTGCCGCTGGCTTTTCCATAAACACATGCTTGCCCGCTTCGATTGCTGCTTGCAAATGGAGGGGACGGAAATGGGGGGGCGTTGCCAGAATGACGTAATTGACATCTGCAACGGCAAGAAGTTGCTTGTACGCATCGAAGCCCGTGAAGCAGTGATCGGGTGCGATCTCAAAGCCAAGCTTGCCCATTTGAGTTTGGCATCGCTCGAGCCGGTCGCCAAACATATCTGCCAGGGCAACCACACGGATTCGTTTGTTCGCGGCTTTCGCGCCGTCGGCGACGTCTTCGGTGTGATACCCCTTATCGGGATAGATCACCTTCGCAGCGGCACCCACCGCGTCAATCACCGCACCGGTGCCGCGGCCACCGCAACCGATCAACCCAATCTTGATTTCGTCGTCGCCACCTGCGGCATGGACCTGTGGCACATCCGACAGCGCTGCGGCTGTCGCGAGACCCAGCGACGTGTTTCGAATAAAGGTTCGGCGGGAGGATGCCGATGGCATGCGATTGGGGTCGTTCATCGTTCGACGTGCTCTGGGGATGGAGGCGAGGGGCAGGATTTCCGGGTGAGATCGTAGCAGAGGGGCCAGAACTCACCCGCAACAACCCTCCGATCATAGTGCCTTTGTGCCGCATGTCTATCCGGGAATCCCCCGCCTCGTTCGGAATGCGACATTCGCAACCGTCTGCTAGATTGATGCGTTCTCAAGCTGCCGTTCGTAGCGTTCAAACCCAAAAGCGGGGTTGCAGCTAGGAGTTGGCTTGACTTCGAGAAGAAGATCCTCAAGCTCGTCGATCGATTTGGGTTTGCTATACAGATACCCCTGACCACAATCGCAATCTAACTCGCGAAGTTGTTGCAGTTGACGCGGGGTTTCGATGCCCTCGGCAATCACTTTGGTGTCCAGGTTATGGGCCAGCGTGATGATGGCATGAACGATCGATTCGTAGTCATCACCGGGTTGCATCGTCGCGACAAAGGATCGATCAATCTTGAGAACATCGATAGGAAAGCGGTGCAGACAACTGAGCGACGAGTGCCCGGTACCAAAATCGTCCATATGGATTTGGACACCAAGATTACTGATCCGGGTCAATCGCTCGGTAATGTCCTCGGGTGTCTCCATGATAAGCGATTCCGTGATCTCGAGGTTCAGCAGTTCGGCGGGAACCTCGTAGGTCTGAAGCACGTCGCCAAGCAGTTCGACAAAATCGTGATCTGCAATTTGGCGTTTGGAAACATTCACGCTCACCGAGATGGGCTTGACGCCTCGTCGCATCCCGCTGATTCGATGAATGGTTCGACAGGCTTCTTCAAGGATCCAACGTCCGATGGGAACGATCAGCCCCGTTTCTTCGGCGACCGGAATGAAATCGGCCGGACTGATCAATCCTTGGGTCGCATGGTCCCATCGCACCAACGACTCCAAGCCCACGATGTCACCGGTCACCATGTCGAAGATCGGTTGAAAATCAAGTCTCAAGCCGCCGTCTTTCAATACGGTACGCAAGGACTCTTCAAGGGCTAAGCGACGCGACATCGATTCATGCATAGCGTGGTCAAAAACGGCCAAGCAGTGCTTACCACTGAACTTGGCTCGATACATCGCCAAGTCGGCATTCCGCATCAGCTCTTCCGGAGTCGGTGCGGCTTCGCCGCAAAACGCAATGCCCAAGCTGGTTCCCAGCGTCAACTCATGTTCGCTGACGGTATAGGGTAAACACAATTTGTAGCGGATCTGTTCGGCAAATTCGATTGCAGCGTCTTGGTCTTTGTTGCCCACTAGAAAGATGACAAACTCGTCGCCACCGAGCCGAGCGACAAGGTTACTTGGTGAGTTAGGCGGCCGAGGGGAGGCTCCACGATGAACCGGGACGCGATCAAGTTCCGCAACGCAGTTTTGAAGTCGCTCAGCGACCTGAATCAACAGCTGATCGCCAACCGCATGCCCGAGGCTGTCATTGATGACTTTGAAGTTATCGAGATCCAAGAAGATCAACGCATCAGAAGCATTTGCCGATACCTGTGGGTTCTCAAAACGGTGCGACAGTACCCGCTTGAGGCAGGTCCGATTGGGCAGCTTTGTTAACGAGTCGTGGCTAGCAGCATGTTGCAGTTCGGTCTCGGCGGTCATGCGGTGTCGAACTTCGGTCTGCAATTGCTCATTTGCTTGGCGAAGGCGTTCCAATTGCAGCTCGCTCTGGGAAATGGCCCGCCGCTTATGCGTCATCGCCATCGCCAATTGGAAGACTTCTTCGTTGGAGAAGGGCTTCTTTAGCAGGAGAAGGTTGTCAACGAATCCGAGCCGTTTGAGCACGGTGGACCAGGAGTAGTCGGAAAAGGCTGGGCACAGAACGACTTGCAACAGCGGATCGATCTCCCACAGCCGTTGAATGGTTTCAAGGCCGTCCATTCCAGGTGGCATCCTCATGTCCACGAATGCCATTTCAAACGGGTCCTTGGCGGCCACGGCAGCGCTCGCCATGCCGATCGCCTGATCACCTTGCAAGGCGTGGCTCAGTTCGAATTGTCCATCGATCGTTGAGACGATGTTGGTGCGGCGTTGAACCAAGTCGTCGCCAAACCCAGGATTGAATTCGGCATTGGATTGGCCACCGATATCGCCAAACAACGCATCTTCGATCTCTTCAAGATCGGTTTTGGGCGGAGCGGAAGTTAAGATGGTTCGATAGGCATCGTGTACCGATTGTTGATCGTCAACGAGCAAGACCTTGCAGGCGGCGGCGGAATCGAGTGTTCTCATGAGGGTACCCATTCCTCCTTGACCACTCGCGGAAGCGATAGAGTAAATCGGGCGCCCTCGCCAACGCCTCCGCTGCTGACTCGAAGCGAACCGTTCATTTCCTCAGCGGCAATCGCGCAGAAATGCAGTCCTTGTCCGTGGCCGTCCGGCTTCGTTGTAAACCCACTTGAAAAGACTCGAGAGAGATCTTCACTTGCAATGCCGCAACCTTGATCAATCACGTCAATCGAAAGGTAGGATTCCACCGGCGTCGAGACCTCGATGCGGATTTGACGGCGTGAGGGATCCAAATCCTTGACCGCGTCTCGAGCGTTCGCGATCAGGTTTACAAGCACTTGCATGACCTTGCTTTGGTCGAGGACGATTGCGGGTGCCTGCTCGCAAACCGTCAGCGCCATCACACTCTCGCGATCGAGCGACGCGCGCAGCATTTCAACGGCGTCTTTGACCAATCGGGATACCGATACCGGTTCCGGTGTCACGACGTGCTGCCCGATCCGCTGCTGAGACTCCAAAAGCTCGTTAATATGCTGAAGACCACTTGTCATGGATTGAAGATGAGTCAGCCGTTCGCCGTGCTCTTGTTCGAGCGTATCCGACAGGGTGGTGAGGAAGCGCGGTAGCTGTTTTCCACGAGCATCGTGCAGCAGGAAGGTGTCGATATCGGATGCGTGGTGATCAAGAAGTTCGGCTGCCCGACGCAGCGACGTCACCTTCGAGGTTTCGACACGTTGTCTCATCGTCGCGTGTAAGACATTGACGTTGGTAATGACGTTGCCGATGTTGTGAATCACACTGGTCGCCGCATCGGCCATGCCAGCTTCTCGTGACATGACCGCCAAACGGTGCTGCGTCGAGTGCAGCTTTGACGCCATCTTGACCAGCTGATTGTCGAGCCGCTCGAAGTCATTCGCGCAGGGGGCTTGGGGACGATTTTCCGTTTCCTCCTCCCCGTTGCACAGCCGATCCATGTTTTCTCGTAGCTGCGACAGCGGGCGCAGCAGCCATCGGGTAAGAATCGAGTACAACGAAACAACCCCAACGATCGCCATCAGGGCATTCCACGCAATCGTAACAACCGAGAGCTGGCTCCTTAGAGCTTGAAACCCAAGCGCAGCGGCAACCATGCCGGTAAAGACTGCGATCAGTGCGAATAAGATCTTTCGATGAAGATTCATGACTAGTTGCCCCGCAATCCAGACGCTTCCCGCTTGGTGTGTTGGATGCGATTCTTCCTTTCGTTCGTCGGTGTCCCAAGAAACACTACGCCCAAAAATTGCGAGCACGTTATTGAATGTGTAGTTCGTGATGCTTGACCATGCTTAGGCGTGGTCGGTTTCCCTACAACCGTCAAAACCGTACCACCCAGCCAGACAGAATCCCGGTTAGGTACCCCAGATGGAACGAAACTCCCACAAGACGGCGAACTCGTAGGAATTCCCGGGCGACTCGCGTGGGGTCTGGTTTTTCATGTTGTGCGTTCTGTACCTCGTTCACCGCTGGGGTTGTTCTGCGTTTGCCAAGTCTGCCGATGGACAGGGATAAGCGGCTTGGAACGTATGTGAACGGCGTAGCACGCTCGTTTCGCGGCGTTCCTTGATCAAAACCAAGGTACCGATTTTTCCAACGGCAAACTCCTATGAACGCAAACCATCGCTTGAGCCACCGACGGTGTCACTCGTGGGTGATGAAGCTGCGAGGGATCATGCGGCCACTTCCTAGTGCCCTTCCCATCGCAAAAGCATGCAAAAGCGCACCGATCGCGGCGCGAAGGGCGACCCGTGTTGGCCGCTCGATCCTTGGCGTCGGCTTTGCACTCGGTATGGTGAACGCAGTGCCCGCCCAAATACCGTCTCCGGTCATCGTGGACCAACCTGCGATGGTGGAATCCGACTCTGCCTACTACTTGCCGCCACACGACCAGACGTTCGTGCAATCGTATGGGCCCGTGTTTCAGCAAGATAGCCAAGATGAGTCCGGGCTCAATTCGGCAGTCAGCAACGGTGGACTCACACTGCAGATGCTTCAGGCTCAAGCGGTTGTCGGCAACCCGTCGATTCAACGTGTCGAGGCTTTGGTGCAAGCGGCGCGGGGCCGCGCACTGCAGGTTGGCTTGAAAGCGAACCCGAATGTCGGTATCGATTTTCAGCAGCTTGGCAGTGATGGCCAGGCGGAACAATACGGCGTCTTTGTGGAGCAGGAGTTCATTCGACGCGAAAAACGCAGTCTAAGCCGGTCGGTCGTTCTGCAAGAAGTACGGCGATTGCAGCAGCAGTGGATGACGCAGCGGCAGCGCGTCATGACCGATGTGGAAATCGCGTTCATGCGCGTGCTTCGAGCCCAGCGGCAAATCGATGTGACGACCGATCTCGTGGAATTGAGCGAGAAGGCACTGAATGTTGCAAAACAACTGTTCGAAGCTAAGGAAGTCAGCCGTAGCGACGTGTTACAAGCTGAATTAGAAGTGCAGGCAGCGAACATTTTGCTGGTCAATGCAAAGAACCGGCACACGGCGGCATGGCGAACGCTTTCTGCGGTGGCGAACCAACCGTTGATGGTTGCGCAACCGATTGCTGGGGACTTGATGGCGGAAACCGAGGAGTTGGACTTTGATGCTTCGCTTGCGAGGCTGTATTCCAGCAGTCCAGAAATTCGATCGGCCCAGACAGAAATTGAACGCGCCCGCACGAACGTTTGCCGGCAAAAGGTTGAACCGCTTCCGAACCTCACCGTAGCGGGGTTGATCAACTGGCGGGACAACGGCGCCAGTGGCGATCCCGATGGCGGTTTGGTTGTGTCCATTCCCTTGCCGGTTCACGATCGCAATCAGGGCGCGATCTGTGAAGCGCAGCAGCAATGGATTGCCGCCCAGCGTGCCTTGGAACAACTCCGTTGGCAACTGCAACAGCGGTTGGTTCCCGTTTTCGAACGCTACCGAAATGCAAAAGAGCAGTCGGAACGCTACAAGAACCAAATCTTGCCGAAAGCGGCCGAAACACTGACGCTGACTCGCGAAACCTATGAGTTGGGCGAGGTTAACTTTATCAACCTGTTGACCGCCCAGCGGACCTACGCCCAAACGCAACTGGCCTACATCGAATCGCTCGAATCGCTGCGAATTGCCGAAGCGGAGATCAACGGGATGTTGTTGCTGGGCAGTCTCGAAGCCAACCCCGGATCCTGACACCTCGCAATCACGCGGAGGTGATGCGAGGTGGTGGGGGCTGCGATGGATCGATCCTTACTTCATTGGGCTCGGCAGTTGCTTGATCGAAACCTTCCGAAACTCGACAGGATCATTGTGTCCGGCGAATCCAAAGTAACCGCTCGCGCGGTCTTTTCCAGGGTGAGCTCGATCGGCCATGAAGTCCGTGACCTCCGAGAGATCGGTGTCCAAAATCACGTTCCCATTCAATTCCACCTTGATTCGACTTCCATCCACCGTGACTTCTTGGAAATTCCACTCTCCGGTTTCTCGCAAGTAGCCTCGATGAGCTGCTGCCATTCCGTAAGCCGAACCGTGATACTGTCGCGCGTCGAGCTTGGCAAACTTGGGGTGCTCCGAATCGAGCACTTGCAACTCGCACATGCCGTTGTAGGCTGTGTCACCTACGCCAGGCGATCGCAGTGCCAAACCGTTGTTGCCACCGGGAGGCAAGCGAAACTCAACTCTGGCGACAAAGTTGCTATACTCTTTGTCGAACAGCAGTAGGCCGCCGCGGCCGGGTTTGCAGCGGATCGCCCCCTCGACGACCTCATAATCATCCAGTGGACCTTTCCATCCGCTTAAATCGCTGCCATTGAAAATCGATTCGAATCCCTCGCTGCGATGCTGGCTCAAGTAGTCGTTCGCTTCTTCTGCCGAATACTCGCGAACGAATAGATTGCGCCAGCGAATCTCGCCCCCATGCGTTTGCAGTTCAATGGGGCCGGTCGCGAACAGAGGCGATTGGCGGTCCCAATAGTTCTCCATGATCGCGTGATCGACCACCATCTTGTCGTTCAACCAAACGCTTGTTCTGGCTCCCACCTGAATGATGCGGAACGAATTCCATTCTCCAAACGGCTTGTCCGCCAACACCGAGGGGTCTTTGCCGGGCGCCCCAGCGCTATTGTTCCAAAGCCCACCACTGCCTTTGTCTGCGCCGAGCTTTCGGGCGGACTCGTTCGTGGAATCCCAAATTTGGACTTGCGGGGTTCCCTTCAAGTAGATGCCGCTGTCGGCCAACTGAACGGTCTTGTATTCGATCAACAGTTCGTAGTCACCGAAGTCCTCGCTGGTGACGAGATAGGGCCCGGCGCCATCGTTGACCAATTCTCCGTTCTCCACGGTCCAATGGACCGTGGCCTGATCCGTCCAGTCGGTGATCTTGGACGTGGCATCCGACTCAGACATCTTCGCCAATTCGATCGGGCTAAAGTGCGGGCGTCCTTGCCAGCCGTCGAGCGTCTTCCCGTCGAAAAGGGGGCGAAACCCTTCGGGCGGGGCTTCGGCAGATGCGGGCATACAGGTCAGGCAAGCCATCAGACTTGTGAAGAGGATTGCATGGAAGTCGTGTTTCATCAGGTAGGCCTCAAAGGGGGGGGAAATCGCTCAGCTTTGGATGCCTATGTTAGCAGCAATCGGAGACGGAGGTTCAGGCCGTGGCGATCCGATTTGGAGAACCTACCCGAAAAGGGGGCTGACCCTCTGTTGGTCTGAGCGTATCGGTAGCGAATCCATTGGAAAACAACAAGTTTTTTAGCAATCGAAACGGCGGTCGACAAAGGGTCAGAGCCCTTTTCGGATAGGTCCTGAATCTTTTTAGCGTCTATTCTCTCAACGACGCCAATTTCTGATTGGCTGCACCTGAATCGATTGTGTGGGCTGCGATTTCGCATCCCGCTTTCAATTGGGTTGCCTTCCCCACCAAGACGAGGGCAGCGGCGGTTCCCGCGATCACCGTGTCTCGACAGGGCCCGGGTTCGCCTTCCAGGATGCGTCGGATGATTCCCGCACTCTCGGTCGGATCAGCGGCCGCCAAGGCATCACGCCCGGCAGGCAACAGCCCAAAATCCGCAGGAGTCCACTGATGTCGCTGCACTCCCAGCGGGCCCACATCGATCACGTTGGTTGGCCCTTGGAGTGAAACTTCGTCCTGGCCATCGAGAGCGTGAACGATAAACGAACGTGTCGTCCCAATTTGGCTGATCGCGTCGGCAACCATCGATTGGGTTTCGCTACTTGGGGTGCCCAATAATTGGTGAGTCGCGCCAGCGGGATTGCAGAGGGGACCGAGTAGGTTGAACAAAGTCTTCACACCGAGTCTTCGGCGGACGCCGACGACATGCTTCATCGCGGGATGCAGTTTCGCGGCGAAACAGAAACAAATGCCATTTTCTTCGAGCCGCTTGGCGACCGATGCTGCATCCGATTCGATCGGGACGCCGAGCACTTCAAGCACATCGGCTGAGCCGGTAAGGCTGGTCGCTTTCCGATTGCCATGTTTTGCGACCGCCACGCCCGCAGCAGCTGCCACAATGGCCACCGCCGTACTGATGTTGAATGTTCCGCTGCTGCTGCCACCGGTGCCACA
This window contains:
- a CDS encoding Gfo/Idh/MocA family protein, whose product is MNDPNRMPSASSRRTFIRNTSLGLATAAALSDVPQVHAAGGDDEIKIGLIGCGGRGTGAVIDAVGAAAKVIYPDKGYHTEDVADGAKAANKRIRVVALADMFGDRLERCQTQMGKLGFEIAPDHCFTGFDAYKQLLAVADVNYVILATPPHFRPLHLQAAIEAGKHVFMEKPAAVDAPGVRMVMAAGELAKEKGLGIAAGTQRRHDRSYRDTIARIHEGAIGDIVYGKCYWNGGQIWVINRQQGWSDMEWQLRNWNYFTWLSGDHIVEQHVHNLDIMNWVLGSHPIRAVSGLGGRQVRTGDEHGHIFDHFAVEFEYPNGVSMFSQSRQINGCKNMVEEQVVGSKGKSNCKNWIGPNTGDDWNRSERSPNAYQLEHADLIQSIREGNPINEAQAVAESTMTGIIGREACYSGQAVDWDTAMKSETHLGPVQYTLGKLQIPPVAMPGKYRFS
- a CDS encoding putative bifunctional diguanylate cyclase/phosphodiesterase — translated: MRTLDSAAACKVLLVDDQQSVHDAYRTILTSAPPKTDLEEIEDALFGDIGGQSNAEFNPGFGDDLVQRRTNIVSTIDGQFELSHALQGDQAIGMASAAVAAKDPFEMAFVDMRMPPGMDGLETIQRLWEIDPLLQVVLCPAFSDYSWSTVLKRLGFVDNLLLLKKPFSNEEVFQLAMAMTHKRRAISQSELQLERLRQANEQLQTEVRHRMTAETELQHAASHDSLTKLPNRTCLKRVLSHRFENPQVSANASDALIFLDLDNFKVINDSLGHAVGDQLLIQVAERLQNCVAELDRVPVHRGASPRPPNSPSNLVARLGGDEFVIFLVGNKDQDAAIEFAEQIRYKLCLPYTVSEHELTLGTSLGIAFCGEAAPTPEELMRNADLAMYRAKFSGKHCLAVFDHAMHESMSRRLALEESLRTVLKDGGLRLDFQPIFDMVTGDIVGLESLVRWDHATQGLISPADFIPVAEETGLIVPIGRWILEEACRTIHRISGMRRGVKPISVSVNVSKRQIADHDFVELLGDVLQTYEVPAELLNLEITESLIMETPEDITERLTRISNLGVQIHMDDFGTGHSSLSCLHRFPIDVLKIDRSFVATMQPGDDYESIVHAIITLAHNLDTKVIAEGIETPRQLQQLRELDCDCGQGYLYSKPKSIDELEDLLLEVKPTPSCNPAFGFERYERQLENASI
- a CDS encoding sensor histidine kinase, with translation MNLHRKILFALIAVFTGMVAAALGFQALRSQLSVVTIAWNALMAIVGVVSLYSILTRWLLRPLSQLRENMDRLCNGEEETENRPQAPCANDFERLDNQLVKMASKLHSTQHRLAVMSREAGMADAATSVIHNIGNVITNVNVLHATMRQRVETSKVTSLRRAAELLDHHASDIDTFLLHDARGKQLPRFLTTLSDTLEQEHGERLTHLQSMTSGLQHINELLESQQRIGQHVVTPEPVSVSRLVKDAVEMLRASLDRESVMALTVCEQAPAIVLDQSKVMQVLVNLIANARDAVKDLDPSRRQIRIEVSTPVESYLSIDVIDQGCGIASEDLSRVFSSGFTTKPDGHGQGLHFCAIAAEEMNGSLRVSSGGVGEGARFTLSLPRVVKEEWVPS
- a CDS encoding TolC family protein; translated protein: MPAQIPSPVIVDQPAMVESDSAYYLPPHDQTFVQSYGPVFQQDSQDESGLNSAVSNGGLTLQMLQAQAVVGNPSIQRVEALVQAARGRALQVGLKANPNVGIDFQQLGSDGQAEQYGVFVEQEFIRREKRSLSRSVVLQEVRRLQQQWMTQRQRVMTDVEIAFMRVLRAQRQIDVTTDLVELSEKALNVAKQLFEAKEVSRSDVLQAELEVQAANILLVNAKNRHTAAWRTLSAVANQPLMVAQPIAGDLMAETEELDFDASLARLYSSSPEIRSAQTEIERARTNVCRQKVEPLPNLTVAGLINWRDNGASGDPDGGLVVSIPLPVHDRNQGAICEAQQQWIAAQRALEQLRWQLQQRLVPVFERYRNAKEQSERYKNQILPKAAETLTLTRETYELGEVNFINLLTAQRTYAQTQLAYIESLESLRIAEAEINGMLLLGSLEANPGS
- a CDS encoding 3-keto-disaccharide hydrolase; the protein is MKHDFHAILFTSLMACLTCMPASAEAPPEGFRPLFDGKTLDGWQGRPHFSPIELAKMSESDATSKITDWTDQATVHWTVENGELVNDGAGPYLVTSEDFGDYELLIEYKTVQLADSGIYLKGTPQVQIWDSTNESARKLGADKGSGGLWNNSAGAPGKDPSVLADKPFGEWNSFRIIQVGARTSVWLNDKMVVDHAIMENYWDRQSPLFATGPIELQTHGGEIRWRNLFVREYSAEEANDYLSQHRSEGFESIFNGSDLSGWKGPLDDYEVVEGAIRCKPGRGGLLLFDKEYSNFVARVEFRLPPGGNNGLALRSPGVGDTAYNGMCELQVLDSEHPKFAKLDARQYHGSAYGMAAAHRGYLRETGEWNFQEVTVDGSRIKVELNGNVILDTDLSEVTDFMADRAHPGKDRASGYFGFAGHNDPVEFRKVSIKQLPSPMK
- the trpD gene encoding anthranilate phosphoribosyltransferase, producing MSSRFVTAIAQATSGTDLSEEQTSELIDSMLDGEAEEDEVAALLLALKAKGESVSELVGAARALRRHMTQIPHSHEVLLDTCGTGGSSSGTFNISTAVAIVAAAAGVAVAKHGNRKATSLTGSADVLEVLGVPIESDAASVAKRLEENGICFCFAAKLHPAMKHVVGVRRRLGVKTLFNLLGPLCNPAGATHQLLGTPSSETQSMVADAISQIGTTRSFIVHALDGQDEVSLQGPTNVIDVGPLGVQRHQWTPADFGLLPAGRDALAAADPTESAGIIRRILEGEPGPCRDTVIAGTAAALVLVGKATQLKAGCEIAAHTIDSGAANQKLASLRE